The Ornithorhynchus anatinus isolate Pmale09 chromosome 1, mOrnAna1.pri.v4, whole genome shotgun sequence genome includes a window with the following:
- the LOC114813131 gene encoding paired box protein Pax-3-like, producing MTTLAGAVPRMMRPAPGQNYPRGGFPLEVSTPLGQGRVNQLGGVFINGRPLPNHIRHKIVEMAHHGIRPCVISRQLRVSHGCVSKILCRYQETGSIRPGAIGGSKPKQVTTPDVEKKIEEYKRENPGMFSWEIRDKLLKDGVCDRNTVPSVSSISRILRSKFGKGEEEEAELERKEVEESEKKTKHSIDGILSEREIEDEQTLHKSHYCNVPKSSAISAALSYL from the exons ATGACAACTCTCGCTGGAGCTGTCCCCAGAATGATGCGACCAGCTCCCGGACAGAACTACCCTCGCGGCGGATTCCCATTAGAAG TGTctactcctctagggcagggcaGAGTGAACCAACTTGGTGGAGTTTTTATCAATGGCAGGCCCTTACCCAACCACATCCGTCACAAGATAGTGGAGATGGCCCACCACGGGATACGGCCCTGTGTCATCTCCCGCCAGCTCCGGGTGTCTCACGGCTGCGTCTCCAAAATTCTGTGCAGATACCAGGAGACCGGGTCCATCAGGCCCGGAGCCATCGGGGGCAGCAAGCCCAAG CAGGTGACAACGCCGGACGTTGAGAAGAAAATCGAGGAATACAAACGAGAGAATCCTGGCATGTTCAGCTGGGAAATTCGAGATAAATTACTCAAAGACGGGGTCTGTGATCGAAACACCGTCCCCTCAG TGAGTTCCATCAGCCGCATTTTGAGAAGTAAgtttgggaaaggagaggaggaagaggcagaactcgagagaaaggaagtggaagagagtGAAAAGAAGACCAAACACAGCATCGACGGAATCCTTAGCgaaagag AGATAGAAGACGAACAAACTCTTCATAAGTCGCACTACTGTAACGTTCCAAAGAGCAGCGCTATTTCAGCTGCATTATCTTACCTTTAA